A genomic stretch from Kogia breviceps isolate mKogBre1 chromosome 1, mKogBre1 haplotype 1, whole genome shotgun sequence includes:
- the PCP4L1 gene encoding Purkinje cell protein 4-like protein 1 — protein MSELNTKTSPATNQAAGPEEKGRAGNAKKSEEEEEIDIDLTAPETEKAALAIQGKFRRFQKKKKDPSS, from the exons ATGAGCGAG cttaACACCAAAACATCCCCAGCAACCAACCAGGCAGCTGGCCCAGAGGAAAAGG GGAGAGCTGGCAATGCCAAGAagtctgaggaggaggaggagattgaTATTGATCTGACGGCACCAGAAACAGAGAAGGCTGCCCTTGCTATTCAGGGCAAGTTCCGGcgattccagaaaaagaaaaaagatcccaGTTCCTGA